In Littorina saxatilis isolate snail1 linkage group LG8, US_GU_Lsax_2.0, whole genome shotgun sequence, a single genomic region encodes these proteins:
- the LOC138973490 gene encoding uncharacterized protein — protein MDWLAGHVQRLKMAHDRAGERQREAAARRKERHDRGIVAPDLCPGDLVVTRQRFKSRAKIQDFWGERLFVVKEVPGQNGGPYLIAPRDGLCDPKRVTRNEIRQYFERPTVQPLGTMEAPTVEAHREPEPTTTEYLEWHIILPSEPVSKIPVRVTPPPPVRQPPVARPTATAPPPPVVPPVVRPAAPAPLRRSTRTTKGMTKPWN, from the coding sequence ATGGACTGGTTGGCGGGGCACGTCCAAAGGTTGAAGATGGCTCATGACAGAGCTGGGGAGCGGCAGAGGGAAGCGGCAGCGAGGAGGAAGGAGCGCCATGACAGAGGAATTGTCGCCCCCGATCTTTGCCCGGGAGATCTTGTCGTCACCCGTCAACGGTTCAAGTCCCGAGCAAAGATCCAAGACTTCTGGGGGGAACGCCTTTTCGTTGTCAAGGAAGTGCCCGGACAGAACGGAGGCCCATACCTCATCGCTCCTCGTGATGGACTCTGCGACCCCAAGCGTGTGACAAGAAATGAAATCCGCCAGTACTTCGAGCGACCCACAGTGCAACCACTTGGAACTATGGAGGCACCGACTGTTGAGGCCCATAGGGAACCTGAGCCGACCACCACAGAGTATCTGGAGTGGCATATCATCTTGCCATCCGAGCCCGTTTCCAAGATCCCTGTCAGAGTgaccccaccccctccagtCAGGCAACCTCCAGTTGCGCGACCAACAGCAACAGCCCCACCACCGCCTGTAGTACCTCCTGTTGTGCGACCTGCTGCACCTGCGCCCTTGCGTCGGTCAACCAGAACTACAAAAGGGATGACGAAACCCTGGAACTGA